From Bacillus sp. FSL K6-3431, the proteins below share one genomic window:
- a CDS encoding carbohydrate-binding protein codes for MKNGRVFFITLIMFLLFHTSMNASLTGAEGKVANLDDDYSIEAEAPSNQLSGKSKIKDCDTSVVCSGNQLVGDLWGGSALQFNDVYVGVDGVYIMTVHYISGDPRSLAVTVNSGESEHYDLPKTVDWNTVGTFEIQIQLKEGENTIRIDDEGGYSPDIDKIDLRLLNSDTGEQEEKFSQVYEAENLTNVVNGNAKISICKVESNCSGGKKIGDIWGGSTLQFNNVIVPLTGVYTLKLSYISGDSRPITVHVNEDEAEKYSPPQTANWNTIGVFDFEVHLQEGSNTIKFDDNGGWSPDIDKIEIIGLEDPDEDTGNVDEIGNIGPEVDSSKFGTIKIVEHENGATISNSEYKITYNTDSGLAAYDWKGKTIAEGVYSSVKLDKELDSRSYDEHVFKISNVERIKDGQGKGIRITIVNLKKGLPTIKQIYQLYDQQPYFLTSQQVESEEELNISEMAPMVLNSIGGIDINSHEDNRVLVTPFDNDMWSRYQSRTINTSLNNNNYVSSEMTAIYDNANRNGLVIGSVTHDTWKTGIYWSGSNDRLNKLKVYGGFTSPTSTHDTLPHGKLTGKKFTSPQIFVGFYEDYREGLEEYGNANAAVAPPLKFKRGVPKGVPVGWNSWGAYDSRLSYEKVVDVSNFFAKEFKKSTFENKGDIYINMDSYWDNLSEKELKDAVSVIRKNKQKPGIYYGPFVYWGNDMDQSVEGTNGKYSYGDIILRDFEGNPLPTVDGAYAVDPTHPGAKQRIDYYFKRFLDYGFEYIKIDFLSHGSLEGKHYDSNVQTGIQAYNQGMAYINKVLDDRMFISISIAPLFPSQYAHSRRISCDIDGTLGQTEYQLNNLTYGWWQNGTIYPYTDPDYMTLSKGGSLEAAQTRVNSAVISGTVYMNSDDVNDPVAQEYMRTLLTNKKVNEVALKGKAFRPIEGNTGVGASNIFVLQDKKDYYLAVFNFTNDDITKTVDFNRADIPDDSKLEILDLWTNESTQVTEQLTVNLTGAQSKLYKITVKSNGKK; via the coding sequence ATGAAAAATGGCCGAGTTTTTTTTATAACCTTAATTATGTTTCTCTTATTCCATACTTCTATGAACGCTTCATTGACAGGAGCTGAAGGTAAGGTAGCTAATTTGGATGATGATTATTCGATTGAGGCGGAGGCGCCAAGTAATCAGTTGAGTGGTAAGTCAAAAATTAAAGATTGTGATACTTCAGTTGTGTGTTCAGGAAATCAATTGGTAGGTGACTTATGGGGCGGGTCAGCCTTACAGTTTAATGATGTGTATGTAGGGGTGGATGGTGTTTATATAATGACTGTGCATTATATTTCGGGTGATCCTAGATCCTTGGCAGTTACTGTAAATAGTGGAGAAAGTGAGCACTATGATCTTCCGAAAACGGTAGATTGGAATACAGTAGGCACGTTTGAAATCCAAATTCAATTGAAGGAAGGTGAGAATACAATTAGGATTGATGATGAGGGTGGGTACTCCCCAGATATTGATAAGATAGATTTACGTCTACTAAATTCTGATACAGGCGAACAAGAGGAAAAGTTCTCACAAGTATACGAAGCAGAAAATTTGACAAATGTTGTAAATGGTAACGCGAAAATTAGTATATGCAAAGTAGAAAGCAATTGTTCCGGAGGAAAGAAGATAGGGGATATATGGGGTGGATCGACACTGCAATTTAACAATGTAATCGTACCGTTGACAGGTGTCTATACCTTAAAGCTATCCTATATTTCAGGCGATTCACGACCAATAACCGTACATGTGAATGAAGATGAGGCAGAAAAATATTCACCACCTCAAACGGCTAACTGGAATACAATCGGTGTTTTTGATTTTGAGGTACATTTACAGGAAGGGAGCAACACGATTAAATTCGATGACAACGGTGGATGGTCGCCTGATATTGATAAAATTGAAATTATTGGATTGGAAGATCCGGATGAAGACACGGGAAATGTCGATGAGATTGGCAATATTGGTCCAGAAGTAGATTCCTCCAAATTTGGTACTATCAAGATTGTGGAGCATGAAAATGGCGCGACAATTTCCAATAGTGAGTACAAAATTACCTATAATACTGACTCTGGCCTTGCAGCTTACGATTGGAAAGGAAAGACAATTGCCGAAGGTGTGTATAGTAGTGTAAAACTTGACAAAGAGTTAGATAGTAGAAGTTACGATGAACATGTCTTCAAGATAAGTAATGTAGAACGGATTAAAGATGGACAAGGCAAAGGAATTCGAATAACGATAGTGAATCTGAAAAAGGGTCTTCCTACCATAAAGCAAATATACCAATTGTATGATCAGCAACCTTATTTTCTGACTAGCCAACAGGTTGAAAGTGAAGAGGAGCTGAACATAAGCGAGATGGCACCTATGGTTCTCAATTCAATAGGTGGAATCGATATTAATAGTCATGAGGATAATAGAGTACTTGTTACTCCCTTTGATAATGATATGTGGTCCAGATACCAATCTCGAACAATTAACACAAGCTTGAATAATAATAACTATGTTAGTTCAGAAATGACAGCAATTTATGACAATGCAAATAGAAACGGCCTAGTGATCGGCTCAGTTACGCATGATACATGGAAAACAGGTATTTATTGGAGTGGCTCTAATGATCGCCTGAATAAATTAAAGGTATATGGAGGATTTACTTCTCCTACATCAACACATGATACACTTCCTCATGGGAAACTTACGGGAAAAAAGTTTACATCTCCACAAATTTTTGTAGGCTTCTATGAGGATTATCGTGAAGGTTTGGAAGAATACGGAAATGCAAACGCAGCAGTTGCACCACCACTTAAATTTAAACGGGGTGTACCTAAAGGTGTTCCAGTGGGATGGAATAGCTGGGGGGCTTACGATAGCCGTTTGAGTTACGAAAAAGTTGTAGATGTGTCCAATTTTTTCGCGAAAGAGTTTAAGAAAAGCACTTTCGAAAATAAAGGTGATATCTATATCAATATGGATTCCTATTGGGATAACTTATCAGAGAAAGAGCTTAAGGATGCCGTTTCAGTCATTCGCAAAAATAAACAAAAACCCGGAATTTATTACGGGCCGTTCGTTTATTGGGGCAACGATATGGATCAATCTGTCGAAGGAACCAATGGAAAATATTCATACGGCGATATTATTTTACGGGATTTTGAAGGAAATCCGCTACCGACAGTGGATGGCGCATATGCAGTTGACCCAACGCATCCCGGAGCGAAGCAACGTATTGATTATTATTTCAAGCGTTTTCTTGATTATGGTTTTGAGTATATTAAAATAGACTTTTTAAGTCATGGGTCATTAGAAGGGAAGCACTATGATTCGAATGTTCAGACGGGGATTCAAGCATATAACCAAGGAATGGCTTACATTAACAAAGTGCTTGATGATAGAATGTTTATCAGTATATCCATTGCTCCGCTATTCCCAAGTCAGTATGCCCATTCTAGACGTATTTCTTGTGACATCGACGGTACACTTGGTCAAACAGAGTATCAATTGAACAATTTGACCTACGGATGGTGGCAAAATGGAACGATTTACCCATATACTGATCCTGATTACATGACGCTTTCTAAAGGAGGTTCCTTAGAGGCAGCCCAGACAAGAGTTAATTCTGCCGTCATTTCAGGTACGGTATACATGAATTCCGATGATGTGAACGACCCAGTAGCTCAAGAATATATGAGGACATTGTTAACTAATAAGAAAGTAAATGAAGTTGCGCTTAAAGGTAAAGCGTTTAGGCCAATCGAAGGCAATACGGGTGTGGGTGCTTCCAATATATTTGTACTTCAGGATAAAAAGGATTATTACTTGGCTGTATTTAATTTTACTAATGACGATATAACTAAAACAGTTGATTTTAATCGGGCTGATATTCCGGATGATTCCAAACTAGAGATACTGGATCTATGGACAAATGAGTCTACACAAGTGACTGAACAATTAACAGTTAATTTAACGGGGGCACAATCAAAGTTGTACAAAATCACAGTAAAATCAAATGGGAAGAAATAG
- the nirB gene encoding nitrite reductase large subunit NirB gives MKKKLVMIGNGMAGVRCMEEILKRDREAFEITIIGDEPHPNYNRIMLSNVLQGKNEMNDINMNEWDWYENNQITLYTDEKVIEIVAEKKEIKTDKRRSIVYDELIIATGSSAFILPIQGHQLEGVIGFRTIQDTEYMIETAKQYKKAVVIGGGLLGLEAARGLIDRGMDVQVVHLLPSLMEQQLDATAAKMLKKDLEAQGMKFLMEKQTTEIYGDGRVEGITFSDGTSIECDLVVMAVGIRPNIDLAKDAGLNINRGIIVNDFMQTSIPSIYAVGECSDHNGITYGLVAPLYEQGIALADHITETKTNGYQGSILSTQLKVAGCDLFSGGQIHEDDDTQAIIVQDQFAGLYKKVLVKDNNVVGVVLYGDSSDGTRLFSMLKKGTDISAFTSAAVLQKAGEDAVGEMIAEMSAEETVCGCNGVTKGTIVQAILEQELNTYEEVKTCTKAGASCGKCRGVVESILAHTLGDSFDAAAEKTGMCVCTTFTRDEVVSEIKAKGLQTPKEVRNVLGFINEEGCPTCRPALNYYMRMLRPEEYGDDKASRFVNERMEGNIQKDGTFSVIPRMYGGTTTGEELIRLGEVAKKYNVPLVKITGASRVGLYGVKKEDVPQVWEDLGMRSGYAYSKSLRNVKSCVGSRFCRFGTQDALGLGIKLEKAIEMVDTPHKMKMGVSGCPRNCSEALTKDFGVVCVEHGYQLYLGGNGGTEVRECDSFITVKTEEEVNAMAKAYTQYYRETGIYNERTAPWMERIGAENIKEVLLNEKMSGELAASFDKAKNTYEEAWSNALHNKQKKDMFEIIKK, from the coding sequence ATGAAAAAGAAGCTAGTAATGATCGGAAATGGCATGGCTGGAGTTCGTTGTATGGAAGAGATATTGAAAAGGGATCGAGAAGCGTTTGAGATTACTATTATTGGTGATGAACCACATCCGAACTATAACAGGATTATGCTCTCCAATGTTTTACAAGGAAAAAATGAGATGAACGATATCAATATGAATGAATGGGATTGGTACGAAAATAATCAAATTACACTGTATACAGATGAAAAGGTCATTGAGATTGTGGCTGAAAAAAAGGAGATTAAAACGGATAAAAGGAGAAGCATTGTCTATGATGAACTTATCATCGCTACAGGCTCAAGTGCATTTATTCTACCAATACAAGGACATCAACTTGAAGGAGTTATTGGTTTCCGGACAATTCAGGATACGGAGTACATGATCGAAACGGCGAAACAGTATAAAAAAGCAGTCGTGATTGGTGGTGGTCTACTCGGCCTTGAAGCCGCAAGAGGATTAATCGATCGAGGAATGGATGTTCAGGTCGTGCATCTCCTACCGAGTTTAATGGAGCAACAATTGGATGCTACCGCGGCAAAAATGTTGAAAAAGGATTTAGAAGCACAAGGAATGAAGTTTTTAATGGAAAAACAAACGACGGAAATATACGGAGATGGACGAGTAGAGGGAATTACATTCTCAGATGGAACGTCTATTGAATGTGATCTTGTTGTAATGGCTGTAGGGATCCGACCGAATATTGATTTAGCAAAGGATGCAGGATTGAATATCAATCGAGGCATCATCGTGAACGATTTTATGCAAACATCAATCCCTTCTATTTATGCCGTTGGCGAATGTTCTGATCATAATGGAATTACTTATGGATTGGTTGCGCCGCTTTATGAGCAAGGCATCGCGCTCGCAGACCACATTACCGAAACAAAAACAAATGGTTACCAAGGAAGCATTTTGTCCACCCAATTAAAAGTAGCCGGATGTGACTTGTTCTCAGGTGGACAAATTCATGAAGATGACGATACACAGGCAATCATTGTGCAAGATCAATTTGCAGGGCTTTATAAAAAGGTGCTTGTTAAAGATAACAATGTTGTCGGCGTTGTTCTTTACGGAGATTCATCAGATGGTACTCGATTGTTTTCCATGCTAAAAAAAGGAACAGATATTAGTGCATTCACGAGTGCTGCGGTTCTCCAAAAAGCAGGTGAAGATGCAGTCGGAGAAATGATTGCAGAGATGAGCGCTGAGGAAACAGTGTGCGGATGTAATGGTGTAACGAAAGGTACCATTGTTCAAGCGATATTAGAACAGGAATTAAATACGTATGAAGAAGTAAAGACATGCACAAAAGCAGGAGCGTCTTGCGGAAAATGTCGCGGTGTTGTTGAGAGTATTCTTGCTCATACATTGGGTGATAGCTTTGATGCTGCAGCAGAGAAAACAGGTATGTGTGTTTGTACAACATTCACACGTGATGAAGTAGTTTCAGAAATAAAAGCCAAAGGATTGCAAACGCCAAAAGAAGTGCGCAATGTACTTGGATTTATAAATGAGGAAGGTTGTCCAACTTGTCGTCCAGCACTCAATTACTATATGAGAATGCTGCGACCAGAAGAGTATGGAGATGATAAAGCATCAAGATTTGTCAATGAACGGATGGAAGGGAATATTCAAAAAGATGGGACATTCTCCGTCATCCCTCGGATGTATGGTGGAACGACAACAGGTGAAGAGCTAATTCGTCTCGGCGAGGTTGCCAAAAAATATAATGTACCGTTAGTGAAGATTACAGGTGCGAGCCGGGTTGGGCTTTATGGGGTGAAGAAGGAAGATGTCCCGCAAGTATGGGAAGATCTTGGAATGCGCTCTGGATATGCCTATTCTAAATCATTACGAAATGTAAAATCATGTGTTGGATCACGATTTTGCCGCTTCGGAACCCAAGATGCTTTAGGATTAGGGATTAAGTTAGAGAAAGCAATTGAAATGGTTGATACACCACATAAAATGAAAATGGGGGTCTCAGGCTGTCCACGGAATTGTTCTGAAGCTTTGACAAAGGACTTTGGGGTCGTATGTGTAGAACATGGCTATCAGTTATATTTGGGCGGTAATGGTGGGACGGAAGTTCGCGAATGTGATTCTTTCATTACCGTGAAGACGGAAGAAGAAGTAAATGCTATGGCAAAAGCTTATACACAATATTATCGTGAGACAGGGATTTATAACGAGAGAACAGCCCCTTGGATGGAACGTATAGGTGCAGAAAATATAAAAGAAGTATTACTAAATGAAAAAATGAGCGGTGAATTAGCGGCAAGCTTTGACAAAGCAAAAAATACGTATGAAGAAGCTTGGAGTAACGCGCTTCATAATAAGCAGAAAAAAGATATGTTTGAAATTATAAAAAAATAG
- the nirD gene encoding nitrite reductase small subunit NirD, with amino-acid sequence METEKQKVKIAELDHLPKQIGKEVHVNGKSIALFHLENGAIRAIGSTCPHTNGPLAEGIVSGEYVFCPLKNWKVSLITGEVQKPDDGIVETYKTEIHDGFVYIEV; translated from the coding sequence ATGGAAACAGAGAAACAGAAAGTAAAAATAGCTGAACTGGATCATTTACCGAAACAAATCGGAAAAGAAGTGCATGTAAATGGAAAGTCCATTGCCCTTTTTCACTTGGAAAATGGAGCTATACGGGCAATCGGAAGTACGTGTCCACATACAAATGGACCACTAGCAGAAGGGATCGTTTCAGGAGAATATGTTTTTTGTCCATTGAAGAATTGGAAGGTTTCACTGATTACTGGAGAGGTACAAAAACCAGATGATGGCATTGTGGAGACGTACAAAACAGAAATCCATGATGGCTTCGTATATATTGAGGTGTAG
- the cobA gene encoding uroporphyrinogen-III C-methyltransferase: MKNKKGFVSFVGAGPGDIGLITQKGMQCIEKADVLLYDRLVNPRLLRSAKATCEFVYCGKLPKNHIMRQEKINEMLVQLAQQGQYVVRLKGGDPSVFGRVGEEAEELGKHGILYEIVPGITSSIAAATYAGIPVTHRDYSNSFTLRTGHYCANNERVISTGQQMGDTIAYYMGIKNLLINCKRLIEQGKAVDTKVAIIQWATLGKQKVVEGTLETIADIVNEENIENPAMMIVGDVVSLRDSLAWFEKKRLNGKRVIIAKSTAGEYGLESYFSAQGAEAYSFPILQKKERNFTENELAMIMKSERLVFATPDSVGILLEQLMEAGYDIRDLPRNIACRSDKTKTVLAKRGIIADKLKDSDESMVIIAPTGYKVIGLNVDLYFSHEILVDQRFNEINERILREDEWATVIFPNKATVDSYVNELVNLNIEHMQNIKFAYIGETVKEYANRFGFSTIDEDIQSELDCNEWRRGQ, translated from the coding sequence ATGAAAAATAAAAAAGGCTTTGTTTCATTTGTCGGAGCTGGACCAGGAGATATTGGGTTAATAACGCAAAAAGGTATGCAATGCATAGAAAAGGCGGACGTTCTTTTATACGACCGCCTCGTTAATCCGAGATTATTACGATCTGCAAAGGCTACATGTGAATTTGTGTACTGTGGGAAATTACCGAAAAATCATATAATGAGACAAGAAAAGATCAATGAAATGCTCGTTCAACTAGCACAACAGGGGCAATATGTGGTTCGCTTAAAAGGTGGTGACCCATCAGTATTTGGCAGAGTTGGTGAAGAGGCAGAGGAACTGGGAAAGCATGGTATATTATACGAAATCGTTCCTGGGATTACCTCAAGTATTGCAGCTGCGACCTATGCGGGTATTCCTGTTACCCACCGTGATTATAGCAATAGTTTTACGCTTAGAACAGGACACTATTGTGCGAATAATGAAAGAGTGATTTCCACGGGACAGCAAATGGGAGATACGATTGCCTATTATATGGGGATTAAAAACCTGCTGATCAATTGTAAGAGGTTGATAGAACAAGGTAAAGCGGTCGATACAAAAGTAGCAATTATTCAATGGGCTACATTAGGTAAACAAAAAGTGGTAGAAGGCACACTAGAGACAATCGCCGATATTGTCAACGAAGAAAATATTGAAAATCCTGCAATGATGATTGTTGGCGATGTTGTTTCATTAAGAGATTCACTTGCTTGGTTTGAAAAGAAAAGACTCAATGGAAAGCGAGTAATCATTGCAAAATCAACTGCAGGTGAGTATGGATTAGAAAGTTATTTTTCAGCACAAGGGGCAGAGGCTTATTCATTCCCGATTTTACAAAAGAAAGAGAGGAATTTTACAGAGAATGAATTAGCAATGATAATGAAGAGTGAACGGCTCGTTTTTGCTACTCCTGATAGTGTAGGAATTCTGCTTGAGCAATTAATGGAAGCGGGCTATGATATTCGGGATCTGCCTAGAAACATAGCGTGTCGTTCAGACAAAACAAAGACAGTACTAGCCAAAAGAGGAATCATCGCTGACAAACTAAAAGACAGTGACGAATCGATGGTAATAATTGCTCCAACGGGTTATAAAGTAATTGGCCTAAATGTAGATTTATATTTTTCTCATGAAATACTTGTTGATCAGCGTTTTAATGAGATCAACGAGCGAATATTGAGGGAGGATGAATGGGCTACTGTTATATTTCCAAATAAAGCTACAGTTGATTCATATGTAAATGAACTGGTTAACCTGAATATCGAGCATATGCAAAACATCAAATTTGCATATATCGGAGAAACAGTAAAGGAGTATGCTAATAGGTTTGGTTTTTCAACAATCGATGAAGACATTCAAAGTGAATTAGATTGTAATGAATGGAGGCGAGGTCAATGA
- a CDS encoding sirohydrochlorin chelatase, producing MDAVVYIGHGSRRAEGNAQFIRFVESVMKEFPYKIQEVAFLELTTPTISETLTKLITAGAKRILVVPVLLFAAIHHKQDIPEALKAVQNRYPHVTFMMTEPFGVHDNMIKLVVKRVEAEISERNAAILLVGRGSSDPEPIEKLYQISRNIERIIGLPVYTAFLTSFAPKMNTAILDIQNRYKKIYVMPYLLFTGLLLKKIERTIAAYSQNIILCKNLEFDELMKQTLIERIEEKYDG from the coding sequence ATGGATGCCGTTGTTTATATCGGTCATGGTAGCCGGCGTGCGGAAGGGAATGCCCAGTTTATTAGATTTGTAGAATCAGTCATGAAGGAATTTCCTTATAAGATACAGGAAGTAGCTTTCTTAGAATTAACAACTCCAACGATTTCTGAGACGCTAACGAAGCTTATTACAGCTGGGGCTAAGCGAATTCTAGTTGTTCCCGTTCTATTATTTGCAGCAATCCACCATAAGCAAGATATTCCCGAAGCATTAAAAGCTGTCCAAAATAGGTATCCTCATGTTACTTTTATGATGACAGAACCATTTGGTGTTCATGACAATATGATTAAGCTTGTGGTGAAACGAGTGGAGGCTGAGATAAGTGAAAGGAATGCGGCCATTTTACTAGTTGGGAGAGGAAGCAGTGATCCAGAGCCGATTGAAAAGCTTTATCAAATTAGTCGGAATATTGAACGAATAATAGGGTTGCCGGTATATACGGCATTTCTAACATCCTTTGCTCCAAAAATGAACACGGCCATCTTAGATATCCAGAATAGATATAAAAAAATCTATGTAATGCCGTATTTATTATTTACTGGATTATTACTTAAGAAAATAGAAAGGACAATTGCCGCTTATTCACAAAATATTATACTCTGTAAAAATCTAGAATTTGATGAATTAATGAAGCAAACTTTAATTGAGCGAATCGAGGAGAAATACGATGGATAA
- a CDS encoding precorrin-2 dehydrogenase/sirohydrochlorin ferrochelatase family protein gives MDNLYPVMMKMKGKRVVIVGGGQIALRKAKGLEESGADITIISPSIHKEFLQLPYIKWKQKVFEAEDIKEAHLILAATNIKTVNEYVCQCATESQWINDTSNSENSNFITPAVVRREKFVLSVSTSGASPILAKKIKKELEERYDDHIVEMLEDYERRREKR, from the coding sequence ATGGATAATCTGTATCCCGTAATGATGAAAATGAAGGGGAAAAGAGTAGTAATTGTTGGTGGTGGTCAAATTGCATTGCGTAAAGCGAAGGGATTGGAAGAATCAGGTGCCGATATTACGATTATCAGTCCTAGTATTCACAAGGAATTTCTGCAGCTACCTTATATAAAATGGAAACAAAAGGTGTTTGAAGCAGAAGATATAAAAGAGGCACATCTTATCTTAGCAGCGACTAATATTAAAACAGTGAATGAATACGTTTGTCAATGTGCTACAGAAAGTCAATGGATAAACGATACGAGTAATAGTGAAAACTCTAACTTTATAACTCCAGCAGTTGTAAGAAGAGAAAAGTTCGTCCTCTCTGTATCCACATCGGGGGCAAGCCCAATCCTCGCAAAAAAAATAAAAAAGGAGTTGGAAGAACGATACGATGATCATATAGTGGAAATGCTTGAAGACTATGAAAGGAGGAGAGAAAAAAGATGA
- a CDS encoding formate/nitrite transporter family protein — protein MKETIDIFANTAVSKVNQLKTSKSKYITLAMLAGIFVGLGIILIFTIGGLLAPTDFVGTKIVMGISFGIALSLVIMAGADLFTGNNMIMTIGTMMKKTTWYETIRIWVYSYFGNFAGSILLAVLFFYSGLATGDTAEFITGTASAKMNAPFMELLVRGILCNILVCLAVWCSVKLKDETAKLIMIFWCLFAFITSGFEHSVANMTLLSISLMVPHPETVSLAGMAANLIPVSIGNIIGGTIFIGAAYCYGITEKKSKVQPVMNNELRKDA, from the coding sequence ATGAAAGAAACGATCGATATATTTGCCAACACAGCTGTTTCAAAGGTAAACCAATTAAAGACTAGTAAAAGTAAATATATTACGTTAGCAATGTTAGCTGGAATTTTCGTAGGTTTAGGAATTATTCTTATTTTTACAATTGGCGGTTTACTAGCTCCTACTGATTTTGTTGGTACAAAAATTGTCATGGGAATTTCATTCGGCATAGCGCTGAGTTTAGTAATCATGGCTGGAGCAGATCTTTTTACAGGTAATAATATGATTATGACAATTGGTACTATGATGAAAAAGACGACATGGTATGAAACGATAAGGATATGGGTTTATAGCTATTTTGGTAATTTTGCCGGATCGATTCTTTTAGCGGTCCTCTTTTTCTATTCGGGGTTGGCTACGGGCGATACGGCGGAATTCATTACAGGAACAGCAAGCGCCAAAATGAATGCGCCTTTTATGGAATTACTTGTTCGCGGGATTTTATGTAATATTCTTGTATGTTTAGCCGTCTGGTGTTCTGTAAAGCTCAAGGATGAAACAGCAAAATTAATTATGATTTTCTGGTGTTTATTTGCTTTTATCACATCAGGTTTCGAGCATAGTGTTGCCAACATGACTTTGCTATCCATCTCCCTAATGGTCCCACATCCCGAAACAGTTTCGCTAGCTGGCATGGCAGCAAATCTAATTCCGGTTTCAATTGGTAATATCATTGGCGGAACCATTTTCATTGGGGCCGCGTATTGCTACGGGATTACTGAAAAAAAATCAAAAGTTCAACCAGTGATGAACAATGAACTTAGAAAAGATGCGTAA
- a CDS encoding TAXI family TRAP transporter solute-binding subunit — protein MLSRRWKSVLCLGLLSMILILSGCGNSNSENGQEKQKAINLNFPTAATTGTIYPLGSAMANLWGKEVDGLRVNTQASNGGVNNLNLMKEGEAEISFATAGIIWEAYNGERGFKDRKYDDVRIIAGLYYNPNQFVVRKGADINSLGDLKGKRFAPGSVGSTPEVESSIILPAYGISYPDDIKENFVGFTEAIDLMRNKQIDGALIQAGLPTAAVTEMISTANSQLIGIEPEIRKQLMDKYPWYSEMTIPTGTYEKQEEDIDTLAIKMMLIADASVDDDTIYEMTKTFWENLDQLESTHAIVKQMEFENATTDLAGIPLHEGAKKYYEEKGLTME, from the coding sequence TTGTTAAGTAGAAGATGGAAAAGTGTTTTATGTTTGGGTTTATTATCTATGATTCTTATACTAAGTGGCTGTGGAAATAGCAATTCTGAAAATGGACAAGAAAAACAAAAAGCTATAAATTTGAACTTCCCGACTGCAGCTACAACTGGAACCATTTATCCGTTAGGCTCTGCGATGGCAAATTTATGGGGGAAAGAAGTCGATGGCCTACGTGTAAATACACAAGCCTCAAATGGTGGCGTTAATAACTTAAACTTAATGAAAGAAGGAGAAGCGGAAATTTCATTCGCAACTGCCGGTATCATTTGGGAAGCTTATAACGGAGAAAGAGGCTTTAAAGATCGTAAATATGATGATGTCCGCATTATAGCAGGACTTTATTACAATCCAAATCAATTTGTTGTGCGAAAAGGCGCTGATATCAATTCATTGGGAGATTTAAAAGGAAAACGGTTCGCCCCGGGATCTGTTGGAAGCACTCCAGAGGTGGAGTCTAGCATCATCCTTCCAGCTTATGGAATAAGCTATCCAGATGATATTAAAGAAAACTTCGTTGGATTCACAGAGGCAATTGATTTAATGAGAAATAAACAAATCGATGGTGCGTTAATTCAAGCAGGATTACCTACCGCTGCTGTGACTGAAATGATTTCTACTGCAAACAGTCAATTAATTGGTATCGAGCCGGAAATTCGCAAACAACTAATGGATAAGTATCCATGGTATTCTGAAATGACAATACCTACAGGAACTTATGAAAAACAAGAAGAAGATATTGATACACTAGCAATCAAAATGATGCTTATCGCCGACGCATCTGTGGACGATGATACCATTTATGAAATGACAAAAACTTTCTGGGAAAACCTAGACCAATTAGAGTCAACTCACGCCATCGTAAAACAGATGGAATTCGAGAATGCGACCACAGACCTTGCTGGTATACCATTGCATGAAGGTGCTAAGAAATATTACGAGGAAAAAGGCTTAACAATGGAATAA